A DNA window from Staphylococcus warneri contains the following coding sequences:
- a CDS encoding SdrH family protein: MQKKLKHKLMLPGFALILSTSFLNPSVFAADNSNKPPQSDTTQTSDSNQNNNNQNNTDNTTNDSNNNEPSTDDKKDTSQPSDSNQDDSNPSNQDQNNPNNNTSDGSKDDNQNSGQDDGSNSNDNSDSNGGSADNNDNPGNQDGQDQTDNGQDKPNDDKNDGADGNQDSNSNQDKPGSKPDDKDNNDNGTTDGNNSNQNGQDKPNGSNNTDKPGSNQNDGNSNRQPGSGQNNHQPSKPGNHQPPTNHGHQSSQDGNSQYPGVDNSTHQTNGPGSTHQGQPNYQRPNHWQNTNNQNIKNDQYQNSNHNSVQLMPRYDSQNQVLGPVRKSNSHYQSQSNTPNYDSNRFMWQRPDTIFNNQKGFEHTSNQQSLIRRFNSLAEGSYKYNPFVINQIHRLDNSNGAVSDKDIYNIFRKETFSGNQYLNSLQQSSNYFRFQYFNPLDSKKYYKNLDDQVLALITGDIGSMPDLKKPEDKESSDKSAFKNHSDDKISTSNQQKESYQKEQKTNRLLMTLGRSMVAIFIGVIIAFLLKRRKHDEGAQ, encoded by the coding sequence ATGCAGAAAAAGTTAAAACATAAATTAATGTTACCTGGATTTGCATTAATATTAAGCACATCATTTCTAAATCCGTCAGTTTTTGCTGCTGATAATTCAAATAAGCCACCTCAATCAGATACAACTCAAACAAGTGATTCAAATCAGAATAACAATAATCAGAATAATACTGATAATACAACAAATGATAGTAACAATAATGAACCATCAACTGATGATAAAAAGGATACATCTCAACCTTCTGATTCTAATCAAGATGATTCAAATCCATCTAACCAAGATCAAAATAATCCAAATAATAATACTTCAGACGGTAGTAAAGATGATAATCAAAATTCAGGACAAGATGATGGTTCTAATTCAAATGATAACTCTGATTCAAACGGTGGCTCTGCTGATAACAACGACAACCCTGGAAATCAAGATGGTCAGGATCAGACCGATAATGGTCAAGATAAACCTAATGATGACAAGAATGATGGGGCAGATGGCAATCAAGATTCTAATTCAAACCAAGATAAACCGGGTTCAAAGCCAGATGATAAAGATAATAATGATAATGGAACAACTGATGGTAATAATTCAAATCAAAATGGACAAGACAAACCTAACGGCTCTAACAATACAGATAAACCAGGATCTAACCAAAATGATGGCAATTCGAACAGGCAACCGGGTTCAGGCCAAAATAATCATCAACCATCTAAACCAGGCAATCATCAACCGCCTACAAATCATGGTCACCAGTCATCACAAGATGGAAACTCACAATATCCTGGTGTAGATAATTCAACGCATCAAACTAATGGACCAGGTTCTACGCATCAAGGGCAACCAAATTATCAAAGACCCAATCATTGGCAAAATACAAATAACCAAAATATTAAAAATGATCAATATCAGAATTCTAATCATAATTCAGTTCAATTAATGCCTCGATACGATTCTCAAAATCAAGTTTTAGGTCCTGTGAGAAAATCAAATTCACATTATCAGTCACAATCTAATACACCTAATTATGATAGCAATCGTTTTATGTGGCAAAGACCGGATACGATTTTCAACAATCAAAAAGGCTTTGAGCATACATCAAATCAACAATCTTTAATAAGAAGATTTAACTCTTTAGCCGAAGGTTCATACAAATATAATCCATTTGTGATTAATCAAATTCATCGACTTGATAACTCTAATGGTGCTGTTTCAGATAAGGACATTTACAATATTTTTAGAAAAGAAACTTTTAGTGGAAATCAATATTTAAATTCATTACAACAGTCATCGAATTATTTTAGATTTCAATATTTTAATCCATTAGATTCAAAGAAATATTATAAAAACTTAGATGATCAAGTTTTAGCTTTAATTACAGGTGATATAGGATCTATGCCTGATTTGAAGAAACCTGAAGATAAAGAATCAAGTGATAAAAGTGCTTTCAAAAATCATAGTGATGATAAAATAAGTACGTCAAATCAACAGAAAGAAAGTTATCAAAAAGAGCAGAAAACGAATCGATTACTAATGACGTTAGGTAGAAGTATGGTTGCAATCTTCATTGGTGTAATCATTGCATTTCTTCTAAAACGTCGTAAGCATGATGAAGGTGCTCAATAA
- a CDS encoding nitroreductase family protein, translated as MGLFNKKNNDVSFNDAMEQRRTIYNLESTISIDDSELEELIAHAVKHVPSAFNSQSTRIVLLLNDKNEKFWENTKAILKETMGPDRDFEPTRQKIDNFKHSYGTILYYEDQDVITGLQEKMPNFYDNFEIWSNQTNAMHQYAIWTALATKGIGASLQHYNPIVDEATANEFGIPKTWKLVAQMPFGNVREQAGEKDIKPVEPRFLIKK; from the coding sequence ATGGGTTTATTTAATAAAAAGAACAATGACGTTTCATTTAATGACGCTATGGAGCAAAGACGCACAATATACAATTTAGAAAGTACTATTTCAATTGACGATTCAGAGTTAGAAGAGTTAATTGCACATGCAGTTAAACATGTACCTTCAGCATTCAATTCTCAATCTACTCGTATCGTTTTATTATTAAATGATAAAAATGAAAAATTCTGGGAAAACACAAAAGCTATTTTAAAAGAAACAATGGGTCCAGACCGTGATTTTGAACCTACACGTCAAAAAATTGATAACTTCAAACATTCATACGGAACGATTCTTTACTATGAAGATCAAGATGTTATTACAGGATTACAAGAAAAAATGCCAAACTTCTATGACAATTTTGAAATTTGGTCTAATCAAACAAATGCTATGCATCAATATGCTATATGGACTGCATTAGCAACTAAGGGCATCGGTGCTTCATTACAACATTATAATCCAATCGTTGACGAAGCAACTGCAAATGAATTTGGCATTCCTAAAACATGGAAATTAGTAGCTCAAATGCCATTTGGTAATGTACGTGAGCAAGCTGGCGAAAAAGATATTAAACCAGTTGAACCTCGTTTCCTTATTAAAAAATAA
- a CDS encoding carbon-nitrogen family hydrolase, producing MKVQLFQIYIEYGQSEKNMAKIEQWFEDKLESDTDVVVIPEMWNNGYALEKLNDLADENLRNSLPFIKNLAQRYQVDIVAGSVSNKIDRNIYNTAFTVSSSGKCINHYNKIHLVPMLREPDFMSPGVNVPEPFALSDGTLATQIICYDLRFPELLRYPARSGAKVAFYVAQWPTVRLNHWLALLKARAIENDMFIIGTNSCGNDGQTDYAGHSIVINPNGEVIGSLESEEDVLSVNIDINEVTKQRQSIPVFDNLKLDLYK from the coding sequence ATGAAAGTTCAACTATTTCAAATATATATCGAATATGGACAATCTGAGAAAAATATGGCAAAAATTGAACAATGGTTTGAAGATAAATTAGAAAGCGACACAGATGTTGTAGTTATCCCTGAAATGTGGAACAACGGCTATGCGTTAGAGAAATTAAATGATTTAGCAGATGAAAACCTAAGAAATAGTTTGCCATTTATTAAGAATCTAGCTCAAAGGTATCAAGTTGATATTGTTGCCGGCTCTGTATCAAATAAAATTGATCGAAATATTTATAATACAGCCTTTACAGTATCATCAAGTGGTAAATGTATTAATCATTATAATAAAATTCATTTAGTTCCAATGTTAAGAGAACCTGATTTTATGTCACCCGGTGTGAATGTTCCTGAACCTTTTGCATTATCTGATGGGACTTTGGCGACTCAAATTATTTGCTATGACCTTAGATTTCCAGAATTACTGCGATACCCTGCTCGTAGTGGCGCAAAAGTAGCATTTTATGTTGCACAATGGCCAACAGTAAGATTAAATCATTGGCTCGCTTTACTAAAAGCACGCGCAATTGAAAATGACATGTTTATTATAGGTACAAATAGTTGTGGTAACGACGGACAAACAGATTATGCTGGGCACTCTATTGTTATCAATCCTAATGGTGAAGTCATTGGAAGTTTAGAAAGTGAAGAAGATGTTCTAAGTGTAAATATAGATATTAACGAAGTAACAAAACAACGACAATCAATTCCAGTATTTGATAATCTTAAACTTGATTTATATAAGTAA
- a CDS encoding delta-lysin family phenol-soluble modulin (Members of this family are produced with retention of the N-formyl-methionine at the N-terminus.): MTADIISTIGDFVKWILDTVKKFTK, from the coding sequence ATGACTGCAGATATCATTTCAACAATTGGTGATTTTGTAAAATGGATTTTAGATACAGTAAAAAAATTCACTAAATAA